In Herpetosiphonaceae bacterium, the genomic window TCATCGACGCGCGGCTTGAGCGGAATCTAGAGCAGCTTCGTCTGTGGGTGGCGCAAGGGATCATCGCGCCATTCGCCGAGGGCGCGTGCCGCGAGGCCACCGATGTGGCGCACATCGCGCAGCATCGGAGAGCGTTCAAACAGGCGCTTGCCTGATCCGCCGGATGCTCTTCGCGCGCGTCATCCGGTGATAGCGAAAGGAGGGCGGACAGATGCGTATTGCGCTGGTTGCCCAGCCGGTTGAGCGCGTGCCCCCCGTACGATCGGGAGCCGTCGAGCTGATCGTGTCCAACCTGGCCGAAGGATTGGTTGAGCGCGGCCACGACGTCACGCTCTTTGCCAGCGGAGACTCGCGCACCCGTGCCCGACTCGTGGCTCCCGTCCGGCGCGCGATCCAGCACGACCTTGCATACGATGGCCTGGACTGGTGGCCGCAATCGATTCTGATCGCTCAGGTCCTTGAGCGGCAGCGCGAGTTTGACATCATCAACTCGCACGCCGGATACTGGTTCTTGCCTGCGCTTCACGCGCTGACGACACCGGCCGTGCTCACGTTTCACGGCTACGTCCACCGGAAGATCACCACCGACATCCTGGCGTATCATCGCACAGCGCCGCTGGTCGCCGTATCGAACTATCAGCGCGCGGCGACCGCAGCGCTCGACCTTAACTGGGTGGACACGATCTACAACGGCGTTGCTACCAGCGACCTCACCTACGCGGATCAGATCGGCGAGTACCTGCTCTTTCTGGGGCGGGTGGTCCCGGTCAAGCGCCCGGACGCAGCTATCAGGGTCGCGCTGGCCGCAGGGATTCGCATCGTCGTGGCTGGGCCGGTCTTAGACGGCGATTACTTCGACCATGTGATCCGACCGCTTTTGCGGAATCCGGGCGTTGAGTACGTCGGTGAGGTCGTCGGGGAGCAGCGGCGATCCCTGCTCAGCGGCGCTCTCGGATTGATCCATACGGCGGAATGGGAGAGCTTCGGCGTATCTTTAATCGAGGCGATGGCCTCCGGCACGCCCGTGGTCTGCTCGGATCGAGCAAGCATGCCGGAGCTGGTTCTGGATGGTGTGACCGGCTATGTCTGCGCGTCGCTCAACGAGATGCGCGATGCCTGCTGGCAGCTGTCTGGCATCTCACGCGCTGCGTGCCGCGCGCACTTCCTCCGCAACTTTACCGCAGACACGATGGTCGATCGCTACGTGCAATGCTATGAGCGGCTCGCGGCTACCGGCAGCGCGCGCGTGTAGCACCCAGGCGCGTCGGCGTGCCGCGTGTCGCACGAGCAGCGCATCTGCGGCCCTGCAACCGACAGCGTCGTCCTCGATACCGGCCACACGCACACGCTAAACCATACGCGCACAAACGTCTGCAAGAGCGCCTTCACGGCGGTCATCGCATCCGAGGCCATCCCTGTTCGCGGAGGAGGTAGTATGCGAATCGCACAGGTCGCGCCCCTGGTGTATCCGACGCCGCCGCCAGACTACGGTGGCATCGAGAGCTTCCTCGCGCTGCTGGTCGACAGCCTGATCGATCGCGGTCATGACGTGACGCTGTTCGGCACCGGAGACACCCACACCCGCGCCCGGCTTCACGCCATTGTCGACGAATGCCTGGCAGCACAGTACGCCAGGGGCCTGGCTTCCCACAGGCACGAGCACTATCACAACGCCGCCATGGCGACGATGCTCGCTCATGCCGCCGACTTTGACGTGATTCACTGTCATCTTGGCTGTCGGCGGCTCCCCTTCAGCGCGCTGTCTCCCACGCCCATCCTCTTCACCCTGCACGATGGGCTGAACATCGACGATCGGTGGGTCCTGACCCGCTACGCGGAGGCGCGTGTCGTCGCGATCAGCCGCGATCAGGTGCGCGACCTCCCGCACAGCCGTCAGGAGCGCATTCCCGTGATTCATCATGGATGCGAGTTCCGTGCAGGCTATGTTCCCGCCACCGAGCGTGGAGACTATCTGATGTTTCTTGGCCGCATGGGACCGGACAAGAATCCCGTCGATGCGATCCGGATCGCGCGCAGCGTCGGCTGCCGACTCGTGCTCGCCGGAGGGCCGACGCCGTGGGTCGAGAGCGAGCAGCGCTATGTTGCCGAGCAGGTCGCGCCACACGTGGACGGCGAGCAGATCGTACATGTTGGCCGCGTCAACCTTCAGCGCAAGCGCGCGCTGCTCGACGGTGCCCTGGCGCTGTTGTTTCCCGTACGCTGGCGCGAGCCATTTGGTCTGGTGATGGTCGAGGCCATGGAAGCTGGCGTTCCCGTCCTGGCGTATGCCAATGGCTCGGTGCGGGAGGTGATCGACGAGGGCGTGACCGGATACCTGGGCGCAAGCGTCGAAGACCTTGCCGCGCTCGTCCCCGCAGCGTTACGGCTCGACCGGCAGAGATTGCGGTCGCATGCGGCATCGCGCTTCAGCCTGGATCGGATGGTGAGCGAGTACGAGGCGCTGTATCGCTCGGTTGTGCGCTGAGAGGCACAGGCTCCCCGATTCTCCACGAGGCCGTTGATCAAGCGGACGATGGCAGCCGTATCATCCCCGATGATCGGCGACTGGAGGCACATCATGGGTGACGGTACACAGCGGCATTCCCACGACGGCGGACCCGACCACGTGCTGACAGGCGCGCACGCCGCCGCCTGTGTCCTCGATCAGGAGGGTATTCGCCTGGCATTCGCCTATCCTGGCACGTCGGAGCTTGCCCTCTGTGATGCCGTGGATCGGACCGCGGGCATCGACCTGGTGAGCGGACGCGGCGACACGGAGGCGGCGTTCATGGCGGCTGGAGCTTGCGCGCTCACGCCTTGCGCCGCCGCTGGCATCCTGCATGGCGCGCGCGGATTGACCAACGCGCTGGGGGCGATTGCCACCGCCCGGCGCAACGAAGTAGGCGTCGTGTATCTCGTGGGCATGCCCTCGACCGGATCGGCGTGCTTCTTGCCGCCGCACGGCGAACCCGATCTGATCGGGAGCGCTGGCCGCTTCGCGAAATGGTCCTATGAGCTGGGCGCGCCAGACACATCCGGCAATGGGCAGACGACACCCGCTCACTATTTCACGCGGTCGCTGCGGGCCGCGATACGGATCGCGCGAGCGCGACCCTGCGGCCCGGTCCTCGTCGGCATTCCCCAGAATACGCTTGAGACGCGCTGGGTGCCGCAGCAGGTGGTGCTGGCGGATGCTCCGCACGAGGCGCCGCGCGCGGTGCCTGCCCTATCGAGCGCGGTCGCGCTCATCGAGGGCTGCGGGCGCAGGCTGATCCTGCTTGACGACTATTTCCTCAGGTACGCTGAGTCACGGCCCGCATTGCGCGAGTTCGCCGAACTCCTGGGCGCGCCCGTGCTCCAGGTGCGCTACCGGCGCGGCCCGATGCTGTTCGAGCGATTGTCGCGGAGCGATGTCCCGCTGTTCGTCGGATGGTACGACGCGCTGGAGGCTGCGCACCGGGAACTCATGGAACAGGCCGAGCTGGTGATCACGCTCGAAGATCGCAATATGTATCCACGGGTGATCGGGCCGCTGCCTGCATGTCGTAAGCTCGTCATCACCACGGATCGAGCGAAGAGCTGCAAGAATGCGTACGTCGGCTCCGATGACATCGTGGTCGAGGGCGATGTCTGCGAGATCCTGCGTCGTCTTTCAGCCCTGCTGCGTCCGATTCTTACCACGAGCGGCGCTGCTCGGCGAGGCACATGGGACGACGGCACAGCGTGCGGCTCATCCGTCGATCGCGTCGTCGGCGAGCAGGCCGTGCCGTCCGCCGCGCTGCACCTGAGACGAGCGATTGCCAGCAGCTTTGCTCGCGCCTTTGATGCCGTCTCCTGCCCGATGCTCGTCGACGACAGCCAGATGTTCGGCGGCCTGCTCGCCGAGGAGTACGACCAATACCCGCCGCGTCTGCGGGTCTTCGGCGATCACGCGGGCTTTGTCGGGAGTGGAATCAGCTTCGCTACCGGGCTTGCGGCCAGCGATCCGGCATTGACCGTCGTCTGCACCCTGGGCGATCAGGGCTTCTGCAATGGGCTGCAAGGTCTGGTGGCGCTGGGCGAGCAGCGCGTTCCCCTGACGCTCGTCGTCTGCAACAATGGCGAGAGCGTATCGCTCCGTAAGCAGGCGCTCACGATCGATCCCGGCGCGCTCCAGGGTGGGATACATGCCATCCTGCGGAATCCGCCGAATATCGATTATCAAGCGCTCGCTGCCG contains:
- a CDS encoding glycosyltransferase family 4 protein; this translates as MRIALVAQPVERVPPVRSGAVELIVSNLAEGLVERGHDVTLFASGDSRTRARLVAPVRRAIQHDLAYDGLDWWPQSILIAQVLERQREFDIINSHAGYWFLPALHALTTPAVLTFHGYVHRKITTDILAYHRTAPLVAVSNYQRAATAALDLNWVDTIYNGVATSDLTYADQIGEYLLFLGRVVPVKRPDAAIRVALAAGIRIVVAGPVLDGDYFDHVIRPLLRNPGVEYVGEVVGEQRRSLLSGALGLIHTAEWESFGVSLIEAMASGTPVVCSDRASMPELVLDGVTGYVCASLNEMRDACWQLSGISRAACRAHFLRNFTADTMVDRYVQCYERLAATGSARV
- a CDS encoding glycosyltransferase family 4 protein yields the protein MRIAQVAPLVYPTPPPDYGGIESFLALLVDSLIDRGHDVTLFGTGDTHTRARLHAIVDECLAAQYARGLASHRHEHYHNAAMATMLAHAADFDVIHCHLGCRRLPFSALSPTPILFTLHDGLNIDDRWVLTRYAEARVVAISRDQVRDLPHSRQERIPVIHHGCEFRAGYVPATERGDYLMFLGRMGPDKNPVDAIRIARSVGCRLVLAGGPTPWVESEQRYVAEQVAPHVDGEQIVHVGRVNLQRKRALLDGALALLFPVRWREPFGLVMVEAMEAGVPVLAYANGSVREVIDEGVTGYLGASVEDLAALVPAALRLDRQRLRSHAASRFSLDRMVSEYEALYRSVVR
- a CDS encoding thiamine pyrophosphate-binding protein; this encodes MGDGTQRHSHDGGPDHVLTGAHAAACVLDQEGIRLAFAYPGTSELALCDAVDRTAGIDLVSGRGDTEAAFMAAGACALTPCAAAGILHGARGLTNALGAIATARRNEVGVVYLVGMPSTGSACFLPPHGEPDLIGSAGRFAKWSYELGAPDTSGNGQTTPAHYFTRSLRAAIRIARARPCGPVLVGIPQNTLETRWVPQQVVLADAPHEAPRAVPALSSAVALIEGCGRRLILLDDYFLRYAESRPALREFAELLGAPVLQVRYRRGPMLFERLSRSDVPLFVGWYDALEAAHRELMEQAELVITLEDRNMYPRVIGPLPACRKLVITTDRAKSCKNAYVGSDDIVVEGDVCEILRRLSALLRPILTTSGAARRGTWDDGTACGSSVDRVVGEQAVPSAALHLRRAIASSFARAFDAVSCPMLVDDSQMFGGLLAEEYDQYPPRLRVFGDHAGFVGSGISFATGLAASDPALTVVCTLGDQGFCNGLQGLVALGEQRVPLTLVVCNNGESVSLRKQALTIDPGALQGGIHAILRNPPNIDYQALAAALQVDSSVVAWTSDMEPDETEQRAAELQAQLVSAFHARQPRLIELRLPPLGTAWHGIWRTEGLEQLARQAH